A stretch of Planctomycetaceae bacterium DNA encodes these proteins:
- a CDS encoding glycosyltransferase, with the protein MIRVAFVIPTLDQSGAERQLTLLATGLPRDRYIVKVFALNRGGHYADQLRNHGIEVEVLEKRFRFDLLTWIRLRRGLAEFCPDFVQSYLFAANAYVRLPAVCPPRARVIVCERCVDSWKSAWQLKIDRWMLGRTWAMTANSRGVADFYMSIGVPVNFITVIPNGMPRPKQPVDPAAERQKARQTLGLRSDDRVVGFVGRLARQKRLQDLIWSFQLLRQTITNGKLVLIGDGPERVALEELAINLDCRHLIHFAGHRSDAYQLAAAFDVFVLPSEFEGMSNSLMEAMSLRLPVVASDIAPNQELIQHETTGLLYPVGKSADLTMAMKRLFDDMNLAEKLADAGQQKITESHCVEHMVARHCQLYESGII; encoded by the coding sequence GTGATTCGCGTGGCCTTTGTGATTCCAACGCTCGATCAATCCGGCGCAGAACGTCAGCTGACTCTGCTTGCGACCGGCCTGCCACGCGATCGTTATATCGTCAAAGTCTTCGCGCTGAATCGTGGCGGTCATTATGCCGACCAGTTAAGAAACCACGGTATCGAGGTGGAAGTGCTGGAGAAGCGATTTCGCTTCGATCTGCTCACGTGGATCCGCCTGCGTCGTGGGCTGGCAGAATTCTGCCCGGATTTCGTTCAGTCGTACCTGTTCGCCGCCAATGCATATGTTCGCCTGCCCGCAGTTTGCCCGCCACGGGCAAGAGTGATTGTCTGCGAGCGATGCGTGGATTCGTGGAAAAGCGCATGGCAACTAAAGATTGACCGATGGATGCTGGGCCGAACCTGGGCGATGACTGCGAATTCCCGAGGGGTTGCAGATTTCTACATGTCAATCGGCGTGCCCGTGAATTTCATCACCGTGATTCCAAACGGAATGCCCCGCCCGAAGCAACCCGTTGATCCTGCAGCGGAACGTCAAAAAGCCCGACAAACACTCGGACTCCGTTCAGACGATCGGGTCGTTGGATTCGTGGGACGGCTGGCCCGCCAAAAGCGCCTGCAGGACCTGATCTGGTCATTTCAGTTGCTGCGTCAGACCATCACGAATGGCAAACTGGTACTCATTGGCGATGGTCCGGAACGTGTCGCGCTGGAAGAACTTGCCATCAATCTGGATTGTCGCCACCTGATTCACTTTGCGGGTCATCGATCCGATGCGTACCAACTGGCAGCAGCGTTTGACGTTTTTGTGTTGCCCAGTGAATTTGAAGGCATGTCGAACAGCCTGATGGAAGCGATGTCTCTGAGGCTGCCCGTTGTCGCCAGCGATATCGCCCCCAATCAGGAATTGATCCAACACGAAACAACGGGGCTGCTTTACCCGGTGGGCAAGTCAGCCGATCTCACCATGGCCATGAAGCGACTCTTCGATGATATGAATCTGGCAGAAAAACTGGCGGATGCAGGTCAACAGAAAATTACGGAATCTCATTGCGTCGAACACATGGTGGCCAGGCATTGCCAGTTGTATGAATCCGGCATCATCTGA
- a CDS encoding RNA ligase family protein: MARTNLVYPKMPGSGDAPPGNCIAFEKYDGTNIHWVWDATLGWYAFGTRRDRFDLDDQGIAAFNSAHPGLEECSQVFLGAFAEQLSSVLSGLEYYGSNELIVFTEFLGDHSFAGRHLSTDAKRLVIIDVQTAHGLLSPAQFVQDLATLPIARTVYRGKLTGKFADDVRDGRFGVAEGVVCKGESDGKVWMAKIKTNAYMQRLKEAFADKWEDYWE, translated from the coding sequence GTGGCTCGTACGAATCTTGTCTATCCGAAGATGCCCGGCAGCGGTGATGCACCGCCTGGCAACTGCATTGCATTCGAGAAGTACGATGGCACCAACATCCATTGGGTCTGGGACGCTACGCTCGGTTGGTATGCATTTGGCACACGTCGAGATCGGTTCGACCTTGATGATCAGGGAATCGCAGCATTTAACTCAGCGCATCCGGGCCTCGAGGAATGCTCGCAGGTCTTCCTCGGTGCCTTTGCGGAACAACTGTCTTCAGTTCTGTCCGGTCTTGAATACTACGGCTCAAACGAACTGATCGTCTTCACAGAGTTCCTTGGTGACCACTCTTTTGCAGGCAGGCACCTGTCGACTGACGCGAAGCGTCTGGTGATCATTGACGTGCAAACTGCGCACGGTCTTCTTTCGCCAGCCCAGTTCGTACAGGATCTGGCTACTCTCCCGATTGCACGGACGGTCTATCGCGGTAAGCTAACCGGCAAATTTGCGGACGATGTCCGGGACGGCCGATTTGGCGTTGCTGAAGGAGTGGTTTGCAAGGGTGAGTCCGACGGAAAGGTCTGGATGGCAAAGATCAAGACCAATGCATACATGCAGCGTCTGAAGGAAGCGTTTGCGGATAAGTGGGAAGACTATTGGGAGTAG
- a CDS encoding phosphoribosylformylglycinamidine synthase subunit PurQ: MAAPRVCVLRAPGTNCDIETAHAFELAGAEAERVHLFRLLENPGRLSEFQILCVPGGFSYGDDLGAGVIFSRQLRGQLNDAMREFLTADKLVLGICNGFQTILKAGLIMRRGIEDTSEKNWEDQVTLAWNQNGRYTDRWVRLKVTSSNSVFLKGIDEFDVPMAHAEGRIALKKPELLQTLRDQQSIALCYWSPEATTLAEASGDPTDIGILPEPFNPNGSLANIAGLSDSTGRVLGLMPHPERFLFATQHPQWTRLNLRGEGDGIRMFRNAVEYFAG; this comes from the coding sequence ATGGCTGCTCCCCGAGTTTGCGTACTGCGTGCTCCTGGTACCAACTGCGATATCGAAACGGCACACGCCTTTGAGCTGGCTGGAGCGGAAGCAGAACGAGTTCACCTGTTTCGTCTGCTGGAAAATCCGGGACGGCTATCGGAATTCCAGATTCTGTGCGTGCCTGGTGGATTCAGCTACGGCGATGACCTCGGCGCGGGCGTTATTTTTTCTCGCCAGCTACGCGGGCAGCTGAATGACGCCATGAGAGAATTCCTGACCGCCGACAAACTGGTGCTGGGAATCTGCAACGGTTTTCAAACGATTCTGAAAGCCGGGCTGATCATGCGACGCGGCATCGAAGATACCTCAGAGAAGAACTGGGAAGATCAGGTCACGCTGGCATGGAACCAGAACGGCCGATACACCGACAGGTGGGTACGATTGAAAGTTACCAGCAGCAACAGCGTTTTCCTGAAAGGCATTGACGAATTTGACGTTCCAATGGCACACGCAGAAGGTCGCATTGCTCTGAAAAAACCAGAGCTGCTGCAGACACTCCGCGATCAACAGTCGATTGCCCTGTGTTACTGGTCACCGGAAGCGACCACCCTGGCAGAAGCATCGGGCGATCCAACGGACATCGGGATTCTGCCCGAACCCTTCAACCCCAATGGCTCTCTGGCCAACATCGCCGGACTAAGTGACTCCACCGGTCGAGTGCTGGGATTAATGCCGCACCCCGAACGATTTTTGTTCGCGACGCAGCACCCCCAATGGACACGATTAAACCTGAGAGGTGAGGGTGATGGCATTCGCATGTTCCGAAACGCCGTCGAATACTTCGCCGGTTAG
- a CDS encoding PepSY domain-containing protein, which translates to MNEPTPSPTALHSTVSATGSAGTSGFVESPALVRGRRWSTSIGILIRRIHLYSGLFLVPWVVLYGITGAMFNHVGLFPRVQIREVDGDVVAKTQLSTFPSAQELADRVIETLQKDLPDHRIELTDQSRAEFTGDLMFAIKSDEGQHVVHMDPVSRDSWIGLQPPNEEEPEALLPGKKTIRLPDDPHNTARAAAAEIFRQSGLQADNVQPLGWTKLNFLASVDGEPARVTYVLKDGHVDVDRFTGEDGMPLRQFLLRMHTSHGQPPYWNGRMFWSLIVDTMAIAMVTWAVSGIYMWWQIKRTRLIGAGIIVLSLLVAAGLWFSLQNFYATTRL; encoded by the coding sequence ATGAACGAACCAACTCCATCTCCAACGGCTCTGCATTCCACGGTTTCGGCGACTGGCTCCGCGGGCACTTCCGGCTTCGTCGAAAGTCCGGCGTTGGTGCGTGGCCGCAGATGGTCGACGTCCATTGGAATTCTGATCCGAAGGATCCATCTTTATTCAGGGCTGTTTCTGGTGCCCTGGGTGGTTCTCTACGGCATCACCGGAGCGATGTTCAATCACGTGGGGTTGTTTCCGCGGGTTCAGATTCGGGAAGTGGATGGCGATGTCGTCGCGAAGACCCAGCTGAGCACTTTTCCGTCGGCTCAGGAACTGGCTGATCGGGTCATCGAAACACTTCAGAAAGACCTGCCGGACCACAGAATCGAACTTACCGATCAGAGTCGCGCGGAATTTACGGGCGACTTGATGTTCGCGATAAAGAGCGATGAAGGCCAGCATGTCGTTCATATGGATCCGGTCAGTCGGGATTCCTGGATCGGCCTTCAACCGCCGAATGAGGAAGAGCCCGAGGCATTGTTGCCGGGGAAGAAGACGATTCGGCTGCCGGACGATCCTCACAATACGGCTCGAGCAGCAGCGGCGGAAATCTTTCGGCAGTCCGGATTACAGGCTGACAATGTGCAACCGCTGGGCTGGACGAAGCTGAATTTTCTGGCCAGTGTGGATGGCGAGCCAGCTCGAGTGACCTATGTACTGAAGGATGGTCACGTCGATGTCGATCGATTTACAGGTGAAGATGGCATGCCTTTGCGCCAGTTCCTGCTTCGGATGCACACATCGCATGGGCAGCCGCCCTACTGGAATGGTCGTATGTTCTGGTCGCTGATCGTGGATACGATGGCAATTGCCATGGTGACATGGGCGGTCAGCGGCATTTATATGTGGTGGCAGATCAAACGCACACGCTTGATCGGTGCCGGCATCATTGTGCTCAGCCTTCTGGTGGCGGCTGGTCTTTGGTTCAGTCTGCAGAACTTTTACGCGACGACTCGGCTTTGA
- a CDS encoding sulfatase-like hydrolase/transferase: MQRLLIGVSVVAVWLAGAICNSAFAEKPNIIVIMVDDFGFECVTANGGESYQTPHIDQLASTGMRFEHCHVQPLCTPTRVQLMTGIYNVRNYIEFGLLDPKATTFGHLLKKQGYATAIAGKWQLGLQADLPQHFGFDESCLWQLTRRPPRYANPGLEYNGVEKDFAKGEYGPALVNDFALSFIERHRSEPFFLYYPMILTHDPFQPTPDSPDWDPATTGEKAKRSVKNFAWMTQYMDKMVGRVVAKLEEFKLRENTLILFLGDNGTQVTVTSQFRGQPYQGGKGQGNAQGTHVPLIVNWPGHVPAGQENFDLIGSVDFLPTICEAAGVTVPAELAIDGISFLPQCLGKPSTPRQIHYCWYARDGGAEAKVEFAMTREMKLHRDGRLFDLTSDPLESQPLSSDQLTSAQREARIQLSAELERFREARPAHLAKRNRSEKSAKKKRQ, translated from the coding sequence GTGCAGAGACTTCTGATTGGTGTGAGTGTTGTCGCAGTATGGCTGGCGGGCGCAATATGCAATTCCGCATTTGCAGAGAAACCCAACATCATTGTCATCATGGTGGATGATTTTGGTTTTGAATGCGTCACGGCAAATGGTGGCGAATCTTATCAAACGCCCCACATTGATCAGCTGGCGTCAACCGGGATGCGATTTGAACATTGCCATGTTCAGCCTCTGTGCACTCCGACACGGGTGCAGTTGATGACGGGCATTTACAATGTCCGCAATTATATTGAATTTGGTCTGCTTGATCCTAAGGCCACAACGTTCGGGCATCTGTTGAAGAAGCAGGGCTACGCAACAGCAATTGCAGGCAAATGGCAACTGGGTCTTCAGGCCGATCTGCCGCAGCACTTTGGATTTGATGAATCGTGCCTATGGCAGTTAACCCGTCGACCACCTCGTTATGCCAATCCGGGACTGGAATACAACGGCGTCGAGAAAGATTTTGCAAAGGGCGAGTATGGTCCTGCGCTGGTGAACGATTTTGCTTTGTCGTTCATTGAGCGACACCGGTCCGAACCGTTCTTCCTGTATTATCCCATGATTCTGACCCACGACCCCTTTCAACCCACCCCTGACAGCCCGGACTGGGATCCTGCGACAACCGGTGAAAAAGCAAAGCGCAGTGTGAAGAACTTTGCGTGGATGACTCAGTACATGGACAAGATGGTTGGTCGGGTCGTCGCCAAACTGGAAGAGTTCAAGCTGCGTGAGAACACGCTGATCCTGTTTCTCGGCGATAACGGAACGCAGGTGACAGTGACCAGCCAGTTTCGCGGCCAGCCTTATCAGGGGGGTAAGGGGCAGGGCAACGCGCAGGGTACGCATGTGCCCTTGATCGTCAATTGGCCTGGTCATGTACCGGCGGGTCAGGAGAATTTTGATCTGATTGGCAGCGTTGATTTTCTGCCGACCATTTGTGAGGCGGCGGGCGTTACTGTTCCTGCTGAACTGGCGATCGATGGAATCAGCTTTCTACCTCAGTGCCTGGGAAAACCGAGCACACCTCGACAGATTCATTATTGCTGGTACGCCCGTGATGGCGGTGCCGAAGCCAAAGTGGAGTTTGCGATGACACGGGAAATGAAACTGCATCGCGACGGCCGACTGTTTGATCTGACCAGCGATCCGCTGGAATCTCAGCCACTGTCATCGGACCAGCTCACATCTGCTCAAAGGGAGGCTCGAATCCAACTTTCTGCAGAACTGGAGAGATTTCGGGAGGCGCGTCCCGCCCATCTTGCCAAACGGAATCGTTCAGAAAAGTCAGCAAAGAAAAAACGACAATAA
- the asnB gene encoding asparagine synthase (glutamine-hydrolyzing), with translation MCGITGAIWWQNERAVSAQTLQRMTDSIRHRGPDADGHYFRPADNTASPSLGVALGHRRLSIIDVAGSAQPLSNEDDQIQIVFNGEIYNYQELRPDLIARGHQFRTDGDTEVIVHLYEEYGLDFVQYLRGMFAIAIWDARHQRLVLVRDRLGQKPLFYRLESGRLSFASELKSLLQIPDMPRELDRMSVLRFLTLQYVPHPHCILQGFNKLPPSTIGVLQDGQLNLQTYWSPPYDQPQLHRAKIADWQDELRDTLTEAVRLRLRSDVPLGAFLSGGIDSTVICGLMQKQLDRPVQTFSIGFPIAAFDERSYARQASQMLGTDHHEAVVEPDAIEMLPRLVWHYDEPFGDSSSIPTMYLSKMTRENVTVALTGDAGDELFCGYDRYKAARIAGLTDRLPSWVRHIWNSRLVAAIPTSVEQKSFRRRLKRLLETLGQEPERRYLNWITIFNSARLQWLVSEDMRHLLNEQEPAECIFDAYGRYPNRDFITRTTATDLHTYLPCDILTKVDIASMAVGLEARSPMLDHKVVELAATMPIEVKQSVQRGKMVLTDTFADLIPADIQTRRKMGFGVPIDHWFRNELKDLLHDILLSDRCLQRGLLNPDSVRQLVSEHTSGQVDHAYRLWNLLCLEIWQRMYLDSVPPTEAPNALP, from the coding sequence GTGTGCGGAATTACCGGGGCCATCTGGTGGCAAAATGAAAGGGCGGTCAGCGCGCAGACTCTGCAGCGCATGACCGACAGCATTCGCCACCGCGGACCGGACGCAGATGGCCACTATTTCCGCCCAGCCGACAATACCGCCTCGCCCAGCCTGGGCGTCGCGCTCGGACATCGACGGCTCAGCATCATTGACGTGGCCGGCAGTGCGCAGCCACTCAGCAACGAAGATGACCAGATACAAATTGTCTTCAATGGCGAGATCTACAACTATCAGGAACTTCGCCCCGATCTGATTGCCAGAGGCCATCAGTTTCGAACGGACGGAGACACAGAAGTCATCGTGCATCTGTACGAAGAATATGGCCTGGATTTTGTGCAGTATCTCAGAGGCATGTTTGCCATCGCCATCTGGGATGCTCGACACCAGCGGCTGGTACTGGTCCGCGATCGACTCGGACAAAAGCCGCTCTTCTATCGGCTCGAATCGGGCCGTCTTTCATTCGCCAGCGAACTGAAATCGCTGCTACAGATTCCGGATATGCCGCGCGAGCTGGACCGTATGTCCGTTCTGCGTTTCCTTACCCTTCAGTATGTTCCGCATCCGCACTGCATCCTTCAGGGATTCAACAAGCTGCCGCCGTCAACCATCGGAGTACTCCAGGATGGCCAGCTGAACCTGCAAACCTACTGGTCACCCCCGTACGATCAGCCACAACTGCATCGAGCAAAGATTGCCGACTGGCAGGATGAACTACGCGACACACTGACCGAGGCTGTCCGATTACGTTTACGCAGTGACGTACCGCTGGGGGCATTCCTTTCCGGCGGTATCGATTCGACGGTCATTTGCGGACTGATGCAGAAACAGCTGGATCGTCCCGTACAGACATTCTCCATCGGCTTTCCGATCGCCGCCTTCGACGAACGGAGCTACGCGCGACAGGCCAGCCAGATGCTCGGCACAGATCATCACGAAGCCGTCGTTGAGCCCGACGCCATCGAGATGCTGCCGCGGCTGGTCTGGCACTACGACGAACCATTTGGAGACAGCTCGTCAATTCCAACCATGTATCTGTCAAAGATGACTCGCGAAAACGTGACCGTCGCCCTGACCGGAGACGCGGGCGACGAACTCTTCTGCGGCTACGATCGTTACAAGGCCGCGCGCATCGCAGGCCTTACGGATCGACTTCCGTCGTGGGTGCGCCACATCTGGAATTCCAGACTGGTCGCTGCCATCCCAACATCCGTCGAACAGAAATCTTTTCGTCGACGACTCAAACGGCTGCTGGAAACCCTGGGACAGGAACCCGAACGAAGATACCTGAACTGGATCACCATCTTCAATTCAGCAAGGCTGCAGTGGCTGGTCAGCGAAGACATGAGGCATCTGCTGAATGAACAGGAACCTGCAGAATGCATCTTTGACGCTTACGGTCGTTATCCCAATCGCGACTTTATCACCAGAACAACCGCAACCGATCTTCACACCTATCTGCCCTGCGACATCCTGACAAAAGTAGACATCGCAAGTATGGCGGTCGGCCTGGAAGCTCGCAGTCCCATGCTGGACCACAAGGTGGTCGAACTGGCAGCAACCATGCCCATCGAGGTCAAACAAAGCGTCCAGCGCGGAAAAATGGTGCTGACGGACACATTTGCGGACCTGATACCTGCCGATATCCAGACACGCCGCAAGATGGGGTTTGGCGTACCGATTGATCATTGGTTCCGCAATGAACTCAAGGATCTGCTTCACGACATCCTGCTGTCCGATCGATGTTTACAAAGGGGCCTCCTGAACCCGGATTCCGTGCGCCAACTTGTCAGCGAACACACCAGTGGACAGGTCGACCATGCCTACCGACTCTGGAATCTGCTGTGTCTTGAAATCTGGCAGCGCATGTATCTGGACAGTGTTCCGCCAACAGAGGCGCCCAACGCGCTGCCATAA
- a CDS encoding alpha/beta hydrolase-fold protein, which produces MGLNMLMAQRKLLVLLALLFWAGQHRTFAQQKKAAQATFRWVNPLRQALPSTKHATFRSPSMGIDVGYCIYLPPAYESSPEKRFPVVYYLHGGRPGSELKSVRLVEKIHPLMADGAVPPMIYVFVNGGPVSHYNMPDRKNAMGADVFIKELIPHVDATYRTVASREGRGIEGFSQGGRGTTRLMFRYPELFCSAAPGGAGHSTEKRISEDNGRESDELIFQPGDNTYDLARQYARTKQPPLKILIHVGTKGFNYQNNLEYMQFLDSLGIPYERLIVEGVPHSAMEIYSRQAARIIQFHAENFALVR; this is translated from the coding sequence ATGGGCCTCAATATGCTGATGGCACAACGCAAACTGCTGGTCCTGCTGGCACTTCTTTTCTGGGCCGGGCAGCATCGCACATTCGCTCAGCAAAAGAAGGCGGCTCAGGCGACATTTCGATGGGTCAACCCACTTCGACAGGCGCTCCCCTCCACCAAACACGCCACGTTCAGGAGCCCATCGATGGGGATCGATGTTGGATACTGCATCTATCTTCCGCCAGCCTATGAGTCGTCCCCGGAAAAACGATTCCCTGTCGTGTATTACCTGCACGGAGGACGGCCGGGAAGCGAACTCAAGAGCGTCAGGCTCGTTGAAAAGATTCATCCCTTGATGGCTGATGGGGCTGTGCCACCGATGATCTATGTGTTCGTGAATGGCGGCCCGGTCAGCCATTACAACATGCCGGATCGCAAAAATGCCATGGGGGCGGATGTCTTCATTAAGGAGCTGATTCCGCACGTCGACGCCACCTACCGAACCGTGGCTTCACGTGAAGGTCGGGGAATTGAGGGGTTCTCGCAAGGCGGTCGGGGAACCACCCGTTTGATGTTTCGTTACCCGGAACTGTTTTGCTCAGCCGCACCGGGTGGGGCCGGGCATTCGACCGAGAAACGAATTTCCGAAGACAACGGTCGAGAATCGGACGAACTGATCTTTCAGCCGGGCGACAACACCTATGACCTGGCACGACAGTACGCCAGGACCAAACAACCACCACTGAAGATTCTGATTCACGTCGGAACCAAAGGTTTCAACTATCAAAACAACCTCGAATACATGCAGTTTCTGGATTCGCTGGGCATCCCCTACGAACGACTGATCGTGGAAGGCGTCCCGCACAGCGCAATGGAAATCTACTCGCGACAGGCCGCACGAATCATCCAATTCCATGCAGAGAACTTTGCTCTGGTGAGGTAA
- a CDS encoding NADAR family protein, with amino-acid sequence MTIYFYSRTDEYGDFCNFSSHGFELDGVYWRTVEHYFQAQKFAGTEHEAAIQRARTPGDAKCLGRSAKYPLRDDWEDVKDSIMHRAVTRKFETHPDIRRRLLDTADEELVENARGDYYWGCGADGTGQNKLGKILMDVRDRLRASQTGDSNDAK; translated from the coding sequence ATGACAATTTACTTTTACAGTCGAACAGATGAATACGGAGACTTTTGCAACTTCTCGTCGCACGGGTTTGAACTCGATGGCGTCTATTGGCGAACGGTCGAACATTACTTCCAGGCTCAGAAGTTCGCTGGTACCGAACACGAAGCGGCGATTCAACGTGCTCGAACTCCCGGTGACGCGAAATGCCTGGGGCGATCTGCGAAGTATCCGCTACGTGACGACTGGGAAGACGTAAAAGACTCGATCATGCATCGAGCCGTAACACGTAAATTCGAAACGCACCCCGACATTCGGAGGCGACTTCTCGACACGGCCGACGAAGAACTGGTTGAGAATGCCCGAGGCGACTACTACTGGGGCTGTGGTGCCGATGGGACAGGGCAAAATAAACTTGGTAAGATACTCATGGATGTCCGTGACAGATTGCGGGCCTCACAGACCGGCGACTCGAACGACGCAAAATAA
- a CDS encoding RNA 2'-phosphotransferase — protein MSSDTEISKFLSYALRHAPGKVGIELDSGGWTELNTLLARLHANGLNCDEARIRRVVDESPKKRFAISEDGSKIRANQGHSINVELGLEPLAPPSVLYHGTALTSLPAIRVDGLKRMKRHHVHLSSDKATALAVGQRHGKPGILSIDAQGMYARGYEFFCSENGVWLTALVPVEFIVFP, from the coding sequence ATGTCCTCAGATACAGAGATCAGCAAGTTCCTCAGCTATGCCCTCCGGCACGCGCCCGGCAAGGTTGGTATCGAGCTCGACTCCGGAGGCTGGACAGAACTCAACACCTTGCTCGCCAGACTGCACGCAAACGGCCTGAACTGCGACGAAGCCCGCATTCGCAGGGTCGTCGACGAGAGCCCCAAGAAACGATTTGCCATCTCCGAAGACGGATCGAAGATTCGTGCAAACCAGGGGCACTCAATCAATGTCGAACTTGGACTCGAACCCCTTGCGCCCCCTTCAGTGCTGTATCATGGGACCGCACTTACCTCACTACCTGCCATCAGGGTCGATGGTCTGAAGCGAATGAAGCGACACCATGTCCACCTGTCCTCGGACAAGGCAACTGCATTGGCAGTTGGACAACGCCACGGAAAACCCGGCATTTTGTCGATCGATGCTCAGGGCATGTACGCTCGTGGCTACGAGTTTTTCTGTTCCGAGAATGGTGTCTGGCTGACGGCTTTGGTTCCGGTGGAGTTCATCGTCTTTCCGTAG
- a CDS encoding isochorismatase family protein produces the protein MNAPSLLRTASILIVSLLLPAMVYGQSTALSLNCRSRHETEAGSGRWHSVVKPVEWKSSETAIVVCDMWDKHWCPNATARVAEMAPRMNVVLKEARRRGVLIIHCPSDTMDYYKDYPQRELARSAPVVETKIPLERWCHLDSEREGPKLPIDDSDGGCDCEGPVKSYRAWSRQHPAIEIADQDAITDSAEAWYLMKQRGITNVIVMGVHTNMCVLGRPFSIRQMVNQGQNVVLMRDMTDTMYNPAQAPFVSHFTGNDLVTEHIEQYWCPSVTSADITGEEPFRFSGDKRPHLVIVTSEPEYKTEISLPKFAREHLGKDFRVSIVYGDAKVADSLPGIEVIQSADLLFLSVRRRTPPAEQLQVIRDYIAAGKPVMGIRTANHAFCLRNKPAPEGLADWPEFDRDVIGGSYTNHWGNGPKTVVSVSSRDVAMHPILKGLAPEQFIGHGSLYKVAPLQPTATALLSGAIPEAPPEPIAFVNQRSDGGLTFYTSLGHIEDFEQPEFNQLLLNAARWLVKESSEKNSTNAK, from the coding sequence ATGAACGCTCCGTCATTGCTTCGAACAGCATCCATCCTGATCGTCTCGCTGCTGCTGCCAGCCATGGTTTACGGGCAGTCGACAGCGTTGTCGCTGAATTGCCGATCGCGACATGAAACGGAAGCTGGTTCAGGACGCTGGCATTCGGTTGTGAAGCCGGTTGAATGGAAGAGCAGCGAAACGGCGATTGTTGTGTGCGATATGTGGGACAAACACTGGTGTCCGAATGCGACTGCGCGCGTTGCAGAAATGGCCCCTCGGATGAACGTCGTATTGAAAGAGGCGCGTCGTCGGGGTGTTCTGATTATTCACTGTCCCAGTGATACGATGGACTACTACAAGGATTACCCTCAAAGAGAACTTGCCCGGTCAGCTCCGGTTGTCGAGACAAAGATTCCGCTGGAACGCTGGTGTCATCTGGATTCGGAACGCGAAGGCCCAAAGCTGCCGATCGATGATTCGGATGGTGGCTGTGATTGCGAGGGACCAGTCAAATCGTATCGAGCGTGGAGTCGACAGCATCCTGCAATCGAGATCGCGGATCAGGATGCCATCACCGACAGCGCGGAAGCCTGGTACCTGATGAAACAACGCGGCATCACCAATGTCATTGTGATGGGTGTTCACACCAACATGTGCGTCCTGGGTCGTCCATTTTCTATCCGGCAGATGGTTAATCAGGGACAAAACGTTGTTCTGATGCGGGACATGACTGACACCATGTATAACCCGGCTCAAGCGCCGTTCGTCAGCCACTTTACGGGCAACGATCTGGTGACGGAGCACATTGAACAATACTGGTGCCCTTCCGTGACCAGCGCAGACATCACAGGCGAAGAGCCATTTCGTTTTTCCGGGGACAAACGTCCGCATCTGGTAATTGTGACATCAGAACCAGAATACAAGACAGAGATTTCTTTGCCGAAATTCGCGCGCGAGCACCTTGGGAAAGATTTTCGGGTCAGCATCGTTTATGGAGATGCGAAGGTTGCCGACAGTCTGCCTGGCATAGAAGTGATTCAGTCGGCGGATCTGCTTTTCCTCAGTGTTCGTCGTCGAACTCCGCCGGCAGAACAACTACAGGTCATTCGGGATTACATTGCTGCCGGCAAGCCTGTGATGGGAATCCGCACAGCCAACCACGCGTTTTGTCTTCGCAACAAACCCGCTCCGGAAGGTTTGGCTGACTGGCCGGAATTTGATCGGGATGTGATCGGCGGCAGTTATACGAATCACTGGGGGAATGGTCCGAAGACCGTGGTCAGCGTCAGCAGCCGTGACGTTGCGATGCACCCGATCCTGAAGGGGCTCGCACCGGAACAATTTATTGGCCACGGTTCGCTTTACAAGGTCGCTCCGCTTCAGCCAACAGCCACCGCGCTTTTGAGCGGAGCTATTCCTGAGGCACCGCCGGAACCAATCGCATTTGTGAATCAGAGATCGGACGGTGGTCTGACGTTCTATACATCGCTTGGCCATATTGAAGACTTCGAACAACCGGAATTCAACCAGTTGCTGCTGAACGCTGCCCGCTGGCTGGTGAAGGAATCTTCAGAGAAGAATTCCACGAATGCAAAGTGA